The sequence GGGGAAGCTTTTCCAGAGAGACCAAGGGTTCTCCCGTCGGGTCAAGTCGGACGTGCCGAGTCCCGAACTTTGTGTGCGTGCGTGTAGGCCCAACCGGGTTGGGCCTCGTTCTTTGGACCGAGTAACCGTTGGTCCAAAAAGATTAATTGGgcccaattgccaagatccaagtccaagtCCACGGACCGGACCAACTGATCGACCGAGCTGAGCCCGGGGCTGGGCAGCGGCGCTCGCGCGCGCGTGTGTGGGCTTTGCAGCCCATCTCCtatgcacacagttttattataTGTACTACTGTTGTAGTTTATATACTGTAATAACAACTCCCCACAAATCAACGTGGGATAAGCATTAATTCTTCTTTAATGTTTATCTTTTTACAActccatgtttcaagtacccaactttaattaattatttcttactcaccggaaatcggttttgagtaaataaatatactatgATCAtttactcggaacgtagatcgatcatgTACCATTTAAttttgctaaattaaatgttttcggtactcaacaaattatcaaacattggtCACTCAATAACCAATTTCCAACATTTTTAATTCTCAAATCtgctttattttttatctttcttaAAAGGTGCATATTGGTTTTTAAATTAGTAAAAATACgaagttaaaaaattatatgcatATTAGATTGAGGttctttattgagtaattaaaaTTATGATTCAATTTTATTGGTCTGGactattttatttacaaatgataattagtattaattaaaaataataattagtattaatttatttaaattatcatttaatATCAATATGATTCTATTCATATCCCCCATTTTACTTCTTATAGTcaccttttaaaatattaataataattatttagaaATTAATAAGAAAGACCCTGAAAAGAAAGGGTTAGATGGTTGGCGGCGACATCGCTGGTCGGCGGTGCCATTAATGTCGACAGAGGGGCTATGAAAGCAAATGGCAAATGGGGGTTATGAATGCAAATGGCAAATGTGGGCTATGAAGTATGAACGCAAATGGGGCTATCAATATTAAGATAAAAAATAGTAGTAAAAAGAAATTGAAGtgatgaattaatttaaaatttaataaaatttggggCTATACAACATagagtaaaatagtaaatttttaattaattattattaatattttaaaaaggggCTCTAAGGAGTAAAATAGAGCTATGAATAAAATCACCCTAAAATCAATGCACGCTCACACAAGTTAAATTGAGCCCATATCGCACGGGAAACTTAAATACTACAAAAACCAAAACCCTCGCCTCTTCAAGTACAAAAACCAATAATCCTCGAAACATATACCGAAGCTTTGGCTATGGAGATCGCAAAAAGTAGTCGAAAGACTCTCCATCTTCCCCAAGAAATCATCGAAGAAATTCAGTCAAGATTGCCGGTGAAATCACTCTTGAGATTCAGGTGCGTCTCGAAATCATGGCGGTCATTAATTGGCCGCAAACGCTTCATCAAAACCCAGCATCAAAATTCAATGAAAAACCCATCTTTACCCCATCGAAGGGTCATTATACAGAAGGATCTTTCTGCTAATCCTGTGCAATGTTCTCTGCTATCGGTTTTGAGCGAACAAACGAATACTATCCCTACATCTCCTCTACCCAATCCAACGAATACTACATCAATGCGATTTCTAATTATGGGGAGCTGTAATGGGTTGCTCTGCATTCATGAGAAACCAAGTATTGGGGAACAAAGTAGATTTCACTTGTGGAACCCATCCACTAGAATCTCCAAGAAACTGCCACAAATTTCTAATTGCGGCTATGTTACAGCTGTGGGGTTCGGTTGGGTTGAATCGAGTGATGAGTACAAGGTGTTTGTGAGTTTTGGTAATTTAGATTATGATACGCGGCAGACAAAATCAGTTTGTAAAGTTTATAGTTCAAAGacaaaatcatggaaaacaaTGGAGCACTGCGCGTATTTATATTCATGTGGTGTAGCGGGGATATTTGCAGGTGGGAAGCTTTACTGGAAGAACGAACATGAAAAAGTTATTACTTTCTTGGACTTGAAGAGTGAGGTGTTTGGAAGGATTGAGATTCCCCTCGGTCAAGAGAAGTACTGTATTGTGGGTGTGCTTGGTGGTTTCCTTTGTGCGCTATGTTATATTGACTCGTCTAGAGAAGTCATTCGAGTTTGGGTTATGAAGGAAGAAGCTTGGAAGAGAGTGGCGACGTTTGCTAATCTTGTTGAGCTTCTTCAACCAACACCATTGGTGGTGGGTCCAAAGGGCGAGATTTTGGTAAATTTTGGATCCATCTTGTTGGTTTACGATCGTCAGGATAATGTTTTCCGTTGCCCTATGGTTAATTTCCTTTACAGTCCACGTGTCTACGTTGAAAGTTTAGTCTCGCCAGAAGATGTATGAAAGATTGAAATAAAATCTTAGGACATGATGATGAGTGATTTCATAGCATGCTATTTCTTGACAATATTATGTTGAGTATACATATAGTTTGATTTGATCTACATAGATTGAAGAAATCCATGTCGTCAAAACACAAGTAAAAGCATCTTGTGATTTTGATGAACTTTAAATCTGTTGCATGATTTTGTgcttatatatttttgtgtttcctatttGACTATTTAAGAAGAAGCTAATTTATGCAATGCCACTTGCATGATTAATTAGCCGCATCTGTATTTGTTGTTAATAACAAAGTGTACATGACAATTATTGAAGATAATATAAAACAGTATAAGATCAAATTTCTGAAACAATATATGTGGTCTGTATGTGAAGATGGTGAGCAGTAAGATCGAATGAAAAGAAGATCTAACAATTTTGATTTCTGAATTTCCTTTGCTTGCACCAGTTAGCTGCAGCCATCAACACTCTTAAATGAAATTCTCGATTATTGGTTATGATTGTATTAAATGATGGGTTGATTATTATCGTTTCAATTTAGGATTTCTATTAGCTGAAATCATTTTAGAGCTCAGTTGATAATAGCAAGTTCACTTCAATTCTTTTCCACATTTTGAGTGCTTCTCTTTTTCAACTTTTAATCTTACTACAAAATATGATAGATATATCTTGATTGATAGACTAAATTAAAGTGTTAACATCTTCTGCAATTTTCAGACTGTTTTCTCATATGGATGACACGTATGTTCGCTCATAGGACTCCTGAAAGGCTGATACTGCTTTAATTGCaatcagggccggccctgacatttcgggggccctaggcgaaaataaaaaaaggggCCCTATAGTTAAATACCCCCTACGTTCCGTGAAGCTTGAGCagtttcttttcggcatgagTTTTAAAGTGTCAATATTTTGTGCGTTAAGTGCGGTAGgtcaaaaaatgaaaaggtgaatatagagaaaaaaaattcctaCAAAGAAAGTGCTGAAGTTTCGcgggacaactcaaaaagaaatactgctcaaacttcgtgggacagaggaagtatgattttatcaattttaacttTGAAAAACTTATTTCAGCTGAAACTACAGTAATCGATATAGTCAACAATATCCTATATGCAATAGAATCATTA comes from Salvia miltiorrhiza cultivar Shanhuang (shh) chromosome 3, IMPLAD_Smil_shh, whole genome shotgun sequence and encodes:
- the LOC131017578 gene encoding F-box/kelch-repeat protein At3g23880-like translates to MEIAKSSRKTLHLPQEIIEEIQSRLPVKSLLRFRCVSKSWRSLIGRKRFIKTQHQNSMKNPSLPHRRVIIQKDLSANPVQCSLLSVLSEQTNTIPTSPLPNPTNTTSMRFLIMGSCNGLLCIHEKPSIGEQSRFHLWNPSTRISKKLPQISNCGYVTAVGFGWVESSDEYKVFVSFGNLDYDTRQTKSVCKVYSSKTKSWKTMEHCAYLYSCGVAGIFAGGKLYWKNEHEKVITFLDLKSEVFGRIEIPLGQEKYCIVGVLGGFLCALCYIDSSREVIRVWVMKEEAWKRVATFANLVELLQPTPLVVGPKGEILVNFGSILLVYDRQDNVFRCPMVNFLYSPRVYVESLVSPEDV